A genomic window from Pocillopora verrucosa isolate sample1 chromosome 7, ASM3666991v2, whole genome shotgun sequence includes:
- the LOC131771015 gene encoding uncharacterized protein isoform X1, with translation MHRKKVAGIILLLTGITVIALGLVIGFVAPNMVQKKVQESICVNSKDSPGYKRLGNPSHFLTKVYYWNITNKMGFFYRGEKPQLSEKGPYVYSMTSKEIDVKFGKGTITSKSFQRAKFNRTLTEKECPTCRESDELTILNVGYLGIMQRVGSAWEFSFAFIPMIMNILFLKLSATTKLNKTSILLEMGKTHNQLPLNSSCYPAFGSWLNSVPKFFPLRKNYTLKEMNGLYGALMDPSKFGPFDNPKLLKRCRSGNITEDCGLALNLLALQKGEGEKLAAIRSVRNILCPNKITSCFPVPCIFCPSFLIILRAVGEFIIELSKYVLWYLDDNNYGLTTTRSQDELSHGYVIKLPLPGHPLGIHVPGPINLDTSEKEVIKAGGNSTLYTCESHEPFSYAAINGKSRVNKDFYPNASSDRLRVRGYGYQYPGVKHLKACSAIYTPAAKKYELFVSTFRMAVPITYKRDVKIDDIPMHRYVISESAVEVNNMTVFTKGVFDVSRVLKAPIYASLPGFLYGEDSLYGDLGLPVPNEQKYGSSLSIEPISGTAMQLKIRYQLNGKIIANSSLSPYYPETKNVSYEDKMIPILWTEKEASIDAMTSKEFRSKVLGSLQLFCGFFVALPVIGGIFVIIGVVFIVLAVKKTKYERLV, from the exons ATGCATCGGAAGAAAGTGGCAGGAATAATATTACTTTTGACAGGAATCACTGTGATAGCCCTTGGCCTCGTCATTGGATTTGTAGCACCAAATATGGTGCAGAAGAAAGTTCAGGAATCGATATGTGTCAACAGCAAGGATAGTCCGGGCTATAAAAGATTG GGGAATCCGAGTCACTTTCTAACAAAAGTTTACTACTGGAATATCACAAACAAAATGGGATTTTTTTATCGAGGAGAGAAACCACAG CTCAGCGAAAAGGGTCCTTATGTTTACAGTATGACATCGAAGGAAATTGACGTGAAGTTTGGCAAAGGAACAATTACAAGCAAGTCATTTCAACGAGCCAAATTTAATAGAACACTTACAGAGAAAGAATGTCCAACATGCCGAGAAAGCGATGAG CTAACGATCTTGAATGTTGGTTACCTTGGTATAATGCAAAGAGTTGGATCTGCATGGGAATTCAGCTTCGCTTTCATTCCGATGATAATGAACATCCTGTTCCTAAAACTCAGTGCAACGACAAAACTAAACAAGACCTCCATTCTGCTTGAAATGGGAAAAACACACAATCAGCTGCCTCTGAACTCATCATGTTATCCAGCGTTTGGTTCTTGGCTCAATTCGGTTCCTAAATTTTTCCCACTGCGGAAAAACTACACGCTTAAGGAGATGAACGGTTTATACGGTGCATTGATGGATCCTTCCAAATTTGGACCATTTGATAATCCAAAGCTTCTGAAAAGATGCCGAAGTGGAAACATAACTGAAGATTGCGGTCTTGCATTGAACTTATTGGCCTTACAGAAAGGTGAAGGGGAAAAACTTGCTGCGATTAGGTCCGTAAGAAACATACTGTGCCCAAACAAGATAACATCTTGTTTTCCTGTTCCATGTATTTTTTGCCCAAGTTTCTTAATTATATTAAGAGCTGTGGGCGAATTCATAATAGAGTTGTCCAAGTATGTGCTTTGGTATCTCGATGATAATAACTACGGGCTTACAACAACTCGAAGCCAGGATGAATTATCTCATGGTTACGTGATAAAACTACCGTTACCGGGTCATCCATTAGGGATACATGTACCAGGCCCAATCAACTTGGATACCAGCGAAAAAGAAGTGATCAAAGCGGGAGGGAACTCGACCCTGTACACGTGTGAGTCACACGAGCCATTCAGTTACGCAG CAATTAATGGTAAGAGTCGAGTTAACAAGGATTTCTACCCAAATGCATCTTCCGATCGGCTGAGGGTTCGAGGCTATGGGTATCAATATCCAGGTGTCAAACACTTGAAAGCTTGCTCCGCGATATACACTCCAGCGGCTAAGAAATACGAGCTTTTCGTATCAACATTTCGCATGGCTGTTCCCATCACTTACAAAAGAGATGTCAAAATAGATGACATTCCGATGCACAGATATGTGATAAGTGAGTCTGCAGTTGAGGTAAATAATATGACCGTGTTTACCAAAGGTGTTTTTGATGTCAGCCGAGTATTGAAAGCTCCCATCTACGCCAGCCTTCCAGGATTCCTTTACGGCGAAGATTCCTTGTACGGGGACTTAGGTCTTCCCGTTCCCAACGAACAAAAATATGGATCTTCT CTTAGTATTGAACCAATATCTGGAACAGCAATGCAGCTTAAGATTCGCTACCAGCTGAACGGAAAAATCATCGCTAATTCGTCACTGTCCCCATATTACCCAGAAACTAAAAATGTGAGTTATGAAGATAAGATGATACCAATCTTGTGGACAGAAAAAGAAGCAAGTATTGATGCAATGACTTCGAAGGAGTTCCGTTCAAAG GTATTGGGAAGCCTGCAACTCTTTTGTGGTTTTTTCGTGGCCTTGCCTGTGATTGGCGGCATCTTTGTCATAATAGGCGTAGTTTTCATCGTTCTGGCTGTCAAGAAGACTAAGTATGAAAGACTAGTCTGA
- the LOC131771015 gene encoding uncharacterized protein isoform X3 codes for MHRKKVAGIILLLTGITVIALGLVIGFVAPNMVQKKVQESICVNSKDSPGYKRLLTILNVGYLGIMQRVGSAWEFSFAFIPMIMNILFLKLSATTKLNKTSILLEMGKTHNQLPLNSSCYPAFGSWLNSVPKFFPLRKNYTLKEMNGLYGALMDPSKFGPFDNPKLLKRCRSGNITEDCGLALNLLALQKGEGEKLAAIRSVRNILCPNKITSCFPVPCIFCPSFLIILRAVGEFIIELSKYVLWYLDDNNYGLTTTRSQDELSHGYVIKLPLPGHPLGIHVPGPINLDTSEKEVIKAGGNSTLYTCESHEPFSYAAINGKSRVNKDFYPNASSDRLRVRGYGYQYPGVKHLKACSAIYTPAAKKYELFVSTFRMAVPITYKRDVKIDDIPMHRYVISESAVEVNNMTVFTKGVFDVSRVLKAPIYASLPGFLYGEDSLYGDLGLPVPNEQKYGSSLSIEPISGTAMQLKIRYQLNGKIIANSSLSPYYPETKNVSYEDKMIPILWTEKEASIDAMTSKEFRSKVLGSLQLFCGFFVALPVIGGIFVIIGVVFIVLAVKKTKYERLV; via the exons ATGCATCGGAAGAAAGTGGCAGGAATAATATTACTTTTGACAGGAATCACTGTGATAGCCCTTGGCCTCGTCATTGGATTTGTAGCACCAAATATGGTGCAGAAGAAAGTTCAGGAATCGATATGTGTCAACAGCAAGGATAGTCCGGGCTATAAAAGATTG CTAACGATCTTGAATGTTGGTTACCTTGGTATAATGCAAAGAGTTGGATCTGCATGGGAATTCAGCTTCGCTTTCATTCCGATGATAATGAACATCCTGTTCCTAAAACTCAGTGCAACGACAAAACTAAACAAGACCTCCATTCTGCTTGAAATGGGAAAAACACACAATCAGCTGCCTCTGAACTCATCATGTTATCCAGCGTTTGGTTCTTGGCTCAATTCGGTTCCTAAATTTTTCCCACTGCGGAAAAACTACACGCTTAAGGAGATGAACGGTTTATACGGTGCATTGATGGATCCTTCCAAATTTGGACCATTTGATAATCCAAAGCTTCTGAAAAGATGCCGAAGTGGAAACATAACTGAAGATTGCGGTCTTGCATTGAACTTATTGGCCTTACAGAAAGGTGAAGGGGAAAAACTTGCTGCGATTAGGTCCGTAAGAAACATACTGTGCCCAAACAAGATAACATCTTGTTTTCCTGTTCCATGTATTTTTTGCCCAAGTTTCTTAATTATATTAAGAGCTGTGGGCGAATTCATAATAGAGTTGTCCAAGTATGTGCTTTGGTATCTCGATGATAATAACTACGGGCTTACAACAACTCGAAGCCAGGATGAATTATCTCATGGTTACGTGATAAAACTACCGTTACCGGGTCATCCATTAGGGATACATGTACCAGGCCCAATCAACTTGGATACCAGCGAAAAAGAAGTGATCAAAGCGGGAGGGAACTCGACCCTGTACACGTGTGAGTCACACGAGCCATTCAGTTACGCAG CAATTAATGGTAAGAGTCGAGTTAACAAGGATTTCTACCCAAATGCATCTTCCGATCGGCTGAGGGTTCGAGGCTATGGGTATCAATATCCAGGTGTCAAACACTTGAAAGCTTGCTCCGCGATATACACTCCAGCGGCTAAGAAATACGAGCTTTTCGTATCAACATTTCGCATGGCTGTTCCCATCACTTACAAAAGAGATGTCAAAATAGATGACATTCCGATGCACAGATATGTGATAAGTGAGTCTGCAGTTGAGGTAAATAATATGACCGTGTTTACCAAAGGTGTTTTTGATGTCAGCCGAGTATTGAAAGCTCCCATCTACGCCAGCCTTCCAGGATTCCTTTACGGCGAAGATTCCTTGTACGGGGACTTAGGTCTTCCCGTTCCCAACGAACAAAAATATGGATCTTCT CTTAGTATTGAACCAATATCTGGAACAGCAATGCAGCTTAAGATTCGCTACCAGCTGAACGGAAAAATCATCGCTAATTCGTCACTGTCCCCATATTACCCAGAAACTAAAAATGTGAGTTATGAAGATAAGATGATACCAATCTTGTGGACAGAAAAAGAAGCAAGTATTGATGCAATGACTTCGAAGGAGTTCCGTTCAAAG GTATTGGGAAGCCTGCAACTCTTTTGTGGTTTTTTCGTGGCCTTGCCTGTGATTGGCGGCATCTTTGTCATAATAGGCGTAGTTTTCATCGTTCTGGCTGTCAAGAAGACTAAGTATGAAAGACTAGTCTGA
- the LOC131771015 gene encoding uncharacterized protein isoform X4, which translates to MHRKKVAGIILLLTGITVIALGLVIGFVAPNMVQKKVQESICVNSKDSPGYKRLGNPSHFLTKVYYWNITNKMGFFYRGEKPQLSEKGPYVYSMTSKEIDVKFGKGTITSKSFQRAKFNRTLTEKECPTCRESDELTILNVGYLGIMQRVGSAWEFSFAFIPMIMNILFLKLSATTKLNKTSILLEMGKTHNQLPLNSSCYPAFGSWLNSVPKFFPLRKNYTLKEMNGLYGALMDPSKFGPFDNPKLLKRCRSGNITEDCGLALNLLALQKGEGEKLAAIRSVRNILCPNKITSCFPVPCIFCPSFLIILRAVGEFIIELSKYVLWYLDDNNYGLTTTRSQDELSHGYVIKLPLPGHPLGIHVPGPINLDTSEKEVIKAGGNSTLYTCESHEPFSYAAINGKSRVNKDFYPNASSDRLRVRGYGYQYPGVKHLKACSAIYTPAAKKYELFVSTFRMAVPITYKRDVKIDDIPMHRYVISESAVEVNNMTVFTKGVFDVSRVLKAPIYASLPGFLYGEDSLYGDLGLPVPNEQKYGSSY; encoded by the exons ATGCATCGGAAGAAAGTGGCAGGAATAATATTACTTTTGACAGGAATCACTGTGATAGCCCTTGGCCTCGTCATTGGATTTGTAGCACCAAATATGGTGCAGAAGAAAGTTCAGGAATCGATATGTGTCAACAGCAAGGATAGTCCGGGCTATAAAAGATTG GGGAATCCGAGTCACTTTCTAACAAAAGTTTACTACTGGAATATCACAAACAAAATGGGATTTTTTTATCGAGGAGAGAAACCACAG CTCAGCGAAAAGGGTCCTTATGTTTACAGTATGACATCGAAGGAAATTGACGTGAAGTTTGGCAAAGGAACAATTACAAGCAAGTCATTTCAACGAGCCAAATTTAATAGAACACTTACAGAGAAAGAATGTCCAACATGCCGAGAAAGCGATGAG CTAACGATCTTGAATGTTGGTTACCTTGGTATAATGCAAAGAGTTGGATCTGCATGGGAATTCAGCTTCGCTTTCATTCCGATGATAATGAACATCCTGTTCCTAAAACTCAGTGCAACGACAAAACTAAACAAGACCTCCATTCTGCTTGAAATGGGAAAAACACACAATCAGCTGCCTCTGAACTCATCATGTTATCCAGCGTTTGGTTCTTGGCTCAATTCGGTTCCTAAATTTTTCCCACTGCGGAAAAACTACACGCTTAAGGAGATGAACGGTTTATACGGTGCATTGATGGATCCTTCCAAATTTGGACCATTTGATAATCCAAAGCTTCTGAAAAGATGCCGAAGTGGAAACATAACTGAAGATTGCGGTCTTGCATTGAACTTATTGGCCTTACAGAAAGGTGAAGGGGAAAAACTTGCTGCGATTAGGTCCGTAAGAAACATACTGTGCCCAAACAAGATAACATCTTGTTTTCCTGTTCCATGTATTTTTTGCCCAAGTTTCTTAATTATATTAAGAGCTGTGGGCGAATTCATAATAGAGTTGTCCAAGTATGTGCTTTGGTATCTCGATGATAATAACTACGGGCTTACAACAACTCGAAGCCAGGATGAATTATCTCATGGTTACGTGATAAAACTACCGTTACCGGGTCATCCATTAGGGATACATGTACCAGGCCCAATCAACTTGGATACCAGCGAAAAAGAAGTGATCAAAGCGGGAGGGAACTCGACCCTGTACACGTGTGAGTCACACGAGCCATTCAGTTACGCAG CAATTAATGGTAAGAGTCGAGTTAACAAGGATTTCTACCCAAATGCATCTTCCGATCGGCTGAGGGTTCGAGGCTATGGGTATCAATATCCAGGTGTCAAACACTTGAAAGCTTGCTCCGCGATATACACTCCAGCGGCTAAGAAATACGAGCTTTTCGTATCAACATTTCGCATGGCTGTTCCCATCACTTACAAAAGAGATGTCAAAATAGATGACATTCCGATGCACAGATATGTGATAAGTGAGTCTGCAGTTGAGGTAAATAATATGACCGTGTTTACCAAAGGTGTTTTTGATGTCAGCCGAGTATTGAAAGCTCCCATCTACGCCAGCCTTCCAGGATTCCTTTACGGCGAAGATTCCTTGTACGGGGACTTAGGTCTTCCCGTTCCCAACGAACAAAAATATGGATCTTCT TATTGA
- the LOC131771015 gene encoding uncharacterized protein isoform X2, whose protein sequence is MGFFYRGEKPQLSEKGPYVYSMTSKEIDVKFGKGTITSKSFQRAKFNRTLTEKECPTCRESDELTILNVGYLGIMQRVGSAWEFSFAFIPMIMNILFLKLSATTKLNKTSILLEMGKTHNQLPLNSSCYPAFGSWLNSVPKFFPLRKNYTLKEMNGLYGALMDPSKFGPFDNPKLLKRCRSGNITEDCGLALNLLALQKGEGEKLAAIRSVRNILCPNKITSCFPVPCIFCPSFLIILRAVGEFIIELSKYVLWYLDDNNYGLTTTRSQDELSHGYVIKLPLPGHPLGIHVPGPINLDTSEKEVIKAGGNSTLYTCESHEPFSYAAINGKSRVNKDFYPNASSDRLRVRGYGYQYPGVKHLKACSAIYTPAAKKYELFVSTFRMAVPITYKRDVKIDDIPMHRYVISESAVEVNNMTVFTKGVFDVSRVLKAPIYASLPGFLYGEDSLYGDLGLPVPNEQKYGSSLSIEPISGTAMQLKIRYQLNGKIIANSSLSPYYPETKNVSYEDKMIPILWTEKEASIDAMTSKEFRSKVLGSLQLFCGFFVALPVIGGIFVIIGVVFIVLAVKKTKYERLV, encoded by the exons ATGGGATTTTTTTATCGAGGAGAGAAACCACAG CTCAGCGAAAAGGGTCCTTATGTTTACAGTATGACATCGAAGGAAATTGACGTGAAGTTTGGCAAAGGAACAATTACAAGCAAGTCATTTCAACGAGCCAAATTTAATAGAACACTTACAGAGAAAGAATGTCCAACATGCCGAGAAAGCGATGAG CTAACGATCTTGAATGTTGGTTACCTTGGTATAATGCAAAGAGTTGGATCTGCATGGGAATTCAGCTTCGCTTTCATTCCGATGATAATGAACATCCTGTTCCTAAAACTCAGTGCAACGACAAAACTAAACAAGACCTCCATTCTGCTTGAAATGGGAAAAACACACAATCAGCTGCCTCTGAACTCATCATGTTATCCAGCGTTTGGTTCTTGGCTCAATTCGGTTCCTAAATTTTTCCCACTGCGGAAAAACTACACGCTTAAGGAGATGAACGGTTTATACGGTGCATTGATGGATCCTTCCAAATTTGGACCATTTGATAATCCAAAGCTTCTGAAAAGATGCCGAAGTGGAAACATAACTGAAGATTGCGGTCTTGCATTGAACTTATTGGCCTTACAGAAAGGTGAAGGGGAAAAACTTGCTGCGATTAGGTCCGTAAGAAACATACTGTGCCCAAACAAGATAACATCTTGTTTTCCTGTTCCATGTATTTTTTGCCCAAGTTTCTTAATTATATTAAGAGCTGTGGGCGAATTCATAATAGAGTTGTCCAAGTATGTGCTTTGGTATCTCGATGATAATAACTACGGGCTTACAACAACTCGAAGCCAGGATGAATTATCTCATGGTTACGTGATAAAACTACCGTTACCGGGTCATCCATTAGGGATACATGTACCAGGCCCAATCAACTTGGATACCAGCGAAAAAGAAGTGATCAAAGCGGGAGGGAACTCGACCCTGTACACGTGTGAGTCACACGAGCCATTCAGTTACGCAG CAATTAATGGTAAGAGTCGAGTTAACAAGGATTTCTACCCAAATGCATCTTCCGATCGGCTGAGGGTTCGAGGCTATGGGTATCAATATCCAGGTGTCAAACACTTGAAAGCTTGCTCCGCGATATACACTCCAGCGGCTAAGAAATACGAGCTTTTCGTATCAACATTTCGCATGGCTGTTCCCATCACTTACAAAAGAGATGTCAAAATAGATGACATTCCGATGCACAGATATGTGATAAGTGAGTCTGCAGTTGAGGTAAATAATATGACCGTGTTTACCAAAGGTGTTTTTGATGTCAGCCGAGTATTGAAAGCTCCCATCTACGCCAGCCTTCCAGGATTCCTTTACGGCGAAGATTCCTTGTACGGGGACTTAGGTCTTCCCGTTCCCAACGAACAAAAATATGGATCTTCT CTTAGTATTGAACCAATATCTGGAACAGCAATGCAGCTTAAGATTCGCTACCAGCTGAACGGAAAAATCATCGCTAATTCGTCACTGTCCCCATATTACCCAGAAACTAAAAATGTGAGTTATGAAGATAAGATGATACCAATCTTGTGGACAGAAAAAGAAGCAAGTATTGATGCAATGACTTCGAAGGAGTTCCGTTCAAAG GTATTGGGAAGCCTGCAACTCTTTTGTGGTTTTTTCGTGGCCTTGCCTGTGATTGGCGGCATCTTTGTCATAATAGGCGTAGTTTTCATCGTTCTGGCTGTCAAGAAGACTAAGTATGAAAGACTAGTCTGA
- the LOC131771016 gene encoding photoreceptor-specific nuclear receptor, producing the protein MMSRERSSFLHFGDREFSRWFNFTWEACEVCGDRSTGKHYGVYSCDGCSGFYKRTSRRAEPWLCKGQGHCPVDKSSRNDCKACRLKKCVEIGMNLDGVYRRSRLSEELIQSPPLDGSAVNAQSDMRIEGSPSPEALGFPVATSQIRLAQIKTVMVKTEEQPNQQQQQLTEQQKNTEEQQHTTEDIQKAPSSPKSYDETRDDEVVARQPNGNPSENNNHYSPIHRASPYTTPLTCSPIPSPVRVSLTVQGSGTNIRPGLSTTPLSSQRFHSPISSIHQNGYQGSTASFPKLPNGDAAINSHRMTSTALVSFRNVQRHLKPSQIGLSELHQAVEPLSFHTSEPLHDAAVRLLSVSLRFGRRLPCFRRLPFRDQVILLEEGWREMLLLDSVFWMLSPGGVTEAESNQRREQEFKNMQEALMPLKSLKLDSSEYACLKAIILFRTNIQGLKAADQVEELQDEAQLILADYIWSRLPAQPARFGKILLSVAALRSLAEKPIEHLFFSSVPAKDMFESILSQVISSN; encoded by the exons ATGATGTCTAGAGAAAGAAGTTCTTTCTTGCACTTTGGAGATCGAGAGTTTTCGCGTTGGTTTAATTTTACCTGGGAAG CTTGTGAGGTGTGTGGTGATCGTTCCACTGGGAAACATTATGGAGTGTACTCATGCGATGGGTGCAGTGGCTTCTACAAAAGAACGTCCCGACGAGCGGAGCCCTGGCTGTGCAAAGGCCAGGGACATTGTCCGGTGGACAAAAGCAGTCGCAATGACTGTAAAGCTTGCCGGCTCAAGAAATGTGTCGAGATCGGCATGAATTTAGACG GTGTGTATCGCCGTTCAAGATTGAGTGAAGAACTTATTCAATCACCTCCTTTAGATGGTTCAGCAGTCAATGCACAGAGTGACATGCGCATTGAGGGGTCACCATCACCGGAAGCTCTCG GTTTTCCTGTTGCGACCTCGCAAATAAGGCTTGCCCAAATAAAAACAGTAATGGTTAAAACAGAAGAGCAGCcaaatcaacaacagcagcaacttACAGAACAGCAAAAAAATACAGAAGAACAGCAACATACCACAGAAGATATTCAGAAAGCACCTTCAAGTCCGAAATCTTACGACGAAACACGAGACGACGAAGTTGTCGCTCGGCAACCAAACGGAAATCCTTCGGAAAATAACAACCACTACAGCCCAATCCATCGGGCTTCTCCTTACACCACCCCACTGACGTGTTCACCCATCCCTAGCCCTGTCAGGGTGTCCTTAACTGTACAGGGGAGTGGCACAAACATCCGTCCTGGTTTATCCACAACACCACTCTCTTCGCAAAGATTCCATTCCCCTATATCGTCAATTCATCAGAACGGATACCAGGGTTCAACCGCCTCCTTTCCCAAGCTGCCTAACGGAGACGCTGCTATCAACAGCCATCGAATGACATCCACGGCTCTTGTGTCTTTCAGGAACGTCCAAAGGCACTTAAAGCCCTCGCAGATAGGCCTATCAGAGCTCCATCAGGCGGTGGAACCTCTTTCATTTCACACCTCTGAGCCTCTCCATGACGCAGCTGTACGTCTTCTATCGGTGTCACTGAGGTTTGGTCGTAGACTTCCTTGCTTCAGGCGCCTGCCTTTTCGTGACCAAGTTATCCTTTTGGAAGAAGGATGGAGAGAAATGTTGCTTCTGGATTCAGTTTTCTGGATGCTGTCACCAGGAGGTGTTACTGAGGCGGAGAGCAATCAGCGACGTGAACAAGAATTTAAGAACATGCAAGAGGCTCTTATGCCTTTGAAATCACTAAAGTTGGACAGCTCTGAGTACGCATGTCTTAAGGCTATCATCCTTTTCAGGACAA ATATTCAGGGTCTTAAAGCAGCAGATCAAGTCGAAGAACTTCAAGACGAGGCTCAGCTTATACTTGCAGATTACATTTGGTCCAGACTTCCGGCTCAACCGGCTCGCTTTGGTAAAATACTTCTGAGTGTGGCTGCTCTGCGCAGTCTCGCCGAGAAACCAATTGAACACTTGTTTTTCAGTTCTGTTCCCGCCAAAGACATGTTTGAGTCCATATTATCACAAGTGATAAGTTCTAACTGA
- the LOC131770999 gene encoding protein YIPF4-like produces the protein MAATSVPLFSPSSQPDLENMEADNQINEFSFGPPMSQDASMYSGSIEQQEEFMESGRKVDESNGGPRYRFPFYSQIFNKKNYDWLLEVDQSGDDDDFNKPLLEELDIDLQDIYYKVRCVVFPLPSLGFKRDVLRDSPDFWGPLLVVLLYAMLALFGQFKVVSWIITIWLLGSLIIFLLARVLGGEVNYSQCLGVIGYSLIPLVLTATALPLVHYFPNISTAIKLFGVVWASYSAGSLLIQDELKNKRLLLMYPILLLYIYFFSLYTGA, from the exons ATGGCGGCCACATCAGTTCCTCTTTTTTCGCCCTCTTCACAACCTGATTTGGAAAATATGGAGGCTGATAACCAAATAAATGAGTTTTCATTCGGTCCTCCTATGAGTCAAGATGCCTCCATGTACTCAGGATCGATTGAGCAACAGGAAGAATTCATGGAAAGTGGTAGAAAAGTTGACGAATCGAATGGAGGCCCTCGGTACAGATTCCCTTTCTATTCGCAAATTTTCAATAAGAAAAACTACGATTGGTTATTGGAAGTGGATCAATcgggtgatgatgatgatttcaACAAGCCCTTGCT TGAAGAACTGGACATTGATCTGCAAGATATCTACTACAAAGTTCGCTGTGTGGTGTTTCCTCTTCCATCCTTGGGGTTTAAAAGGGATGTATTGAGGGACAGTCCTGATTTCTGGGGTCCTCTTTTGGTGGTTCTTTTGTATGCAATGCTGGCATTATTTGGACAGTTTAAG GTTGTCTCTTGGATTATAACAATATGGCTGCTGGGCTCTCTCATTATCTTCTTGTTAGCCAGAGTACTTGGCGGAGAG GTGAACTACTCTCAGTGTCTTGGTGTGATTGGTTACTCACTTATCCCTCTGGTGTTGACTGCAACAGCCCTGCCATTGGTTCATTACTTTCCCAACATTAGCACTGCTATCAAG TTGTTTGGGGTGGTCTGGGCATCATACAGTGCAGGATCTCTTCTCATCCAGGATGAACTAAAGAACAAAAGACTGTTACTTATGTATCCCATTCTGCTCCTCtatatttactttttctctctgtACACTGGTGCTTGA